The Methylomusa anaerophila genome has a segment encoding these proteins:
- the gmd gene encoding GDP-mannose 4,6-dehydratase has protein sequence MTSSTNKVALITGITGQDGAYLADFLLHKGYIVHGIKRRSSLLNTARIDHLYHDPHEEKVNFFLHYGDLTDATNLIRIVQETQPDEIYNLAAQSHVQVSFETPEYTANSDALGTLRLLEAIRILNLTKKTKFYQASTSELFGKVLETPQKETTPFYPRSPYAAAKLYAYWITVNYREAYSIYACNGILFNHESPTRGETFVTRKITQAVAKIKLGLQKTLYLGNLDAKRDWGYAGDYVEAMWLMLQQQQSDDYVIATGDTHSVREFVDLAFKNVGITLEWTGAGVDETGIDPLTGKVLVRVDKRYFRPTEVDLLLGDAAKARQKLGWAPKVSFEELVQQMVTADLNLIQQHGNTSKFLPD, from the coding sequence ATGACTAGCAGCACAAATAAGGTAGCCCTGATTACCGGTATCACCGGCCAAGACGGCGCCTACCTTGCCGACTTTTTGTTGCACAAAGGATATATTGTACATGGAATCAAGCGGCGAAGCTCGCTCCTTAATACTGCCCGCATTGATCACTTGTACCATGATCCCCACGAAGAGAAAGTAAATTTCTTTTTGCACTATGGTGATTTAACTGATGCCACCAATCTTATCCGCATCGTACAAGAAACCCAGCCTGATGAAATATACAATCTAGCCGCTCAGAGTCATGTTCAAGTCTCTTTTGAGACTCCCGAATACACGGCCAACTCCGACGCTCTTGGCACACTGCGCCTGTTGGAAGCTATCCGCATATTAAATCTCACTAAAAAGACCAAGTTTTACCAGGCTTCTACCAGCGAATTGTTTGGCAAAGTCCTGGAAACACCGCAAAAGGAAACCACACCTTTTTACCCGCGCAGTCCGTATGCAGCGGCAAAACTATATGCCTATTGGATAACGGTCAACTACCGCGAAGCCTATAGTATATATGCGTGTAACGGAATTCTTTTCAACCACGAGTCGCCAACCCGGGGCGAAACTTTCGTAACCAGAAAGATTACCCAGGCCGTGGCCAAGATCAAATTAGGTTTGCAAAAAACATTGTATCTCGGCAATCTTGATGCTAAGCGGGACTGGGGTTACGCCGGCGATTATGTCGAAGCTATGTGGCTGATGCTGCAGCAGCAGCAGTCCGACGATTACGTAATCGCTACCGGCGACACCCACTCGGTGCGGGAGTTCGTTGACCTGGCGTTTAAAAATGTGGGTATTACGCTTGAATGGACGGGTGCCGGGGTTGACGAAACCGGTATCGACCCGTTAACCGGGAAAGTTTTAGTGCGAGTAGATAAGCGCTATTTTCGCCCCACCGAAGTGGATCTCTTGCTGGGTGATGCCGCCAAAGCCCGCCAAAAACTGGGCTGGGCGCCCAAGGTCTCATTTGAGGAACTGGTACAGCAGATGGTAACAGCCGATCTCAATCTTATTCAACAGCATGGCAATACGAGTAAGTTTCTTCCTGACTGA
- a CDS encoding LpxI family protein, which translates to MDKIGLIAGVGRLPVEFARAACGMGFAVTAVAVVPGVDGELAMVTDKYFTISAGELDKLISSLKSAGVTQVTMLGKVTKELMFSGAASLDLRMRKLLAGLNDHSDDTIMLAVVHELAAEGIGVLDQTAFLRQLMPAAGVLTKRQPTAAERADMEFGFSMARHIGGLDIGQTVVVKNRAVMAVEAIEGTDACILRGGALGRGGVTVAKAAKPGQDLRFDVPGVGPATIAAMIEAGATALVIEAGKTLLMDKTTVVTTADDHDITIVAM; encoded by the coding sequence ATGGATAAAATCGGATTGATTGCCGGCGTGGGCCGGTTACCGGTTGAATTTGCCCGTGCCGCTTGCGGCATGGGCTTTGCCGTGACTGCTGTTGCTGTTGTGCCGGGAGTGGATGGGGAGCTGGCCATGGTAACCGACAAGTATTTTACCATTAGCGCCGGTGAACTGGACAAATTAATATCTTCTCTTAAAAGCGCCGGTGTCACGCAGGTGACTATGCTGGGGAAGGTGACCAAGGAACTTATGTTTAGCGGGGCAGCCAGTCTGGATCTGCGCATGCGGAAACTATTGGCGGGGCTTAACGATCACAGTGATGATACCATTATGCTGGCAGTTGTGCATGAACTGGCGGCGGAAGGTATCGGCGTATTGGATCAGACAGCTTTCTTGCGGCAGCTTATGCCGGCCGCCGGGGTGCTGACCAAGCGCCAGCCAACCGCTGCGGAAAGAGCCGATATGGAGTTCGGTTTTTCCATGGCCCGTCACATCGGCGGACTGGACATTGGCCAGACAGTAGTTGTAAAAAATCGGGCCGTTATGGCGGTAGAAGCCATTGAAGGCACCGACGCCTGTATCCTTCGCGGCGGAGCCCTGGGACGCGGCGGTGTGACCGTTGCCAAAGCAGCCAAGCCCGGCCAGGACTTAAGATTTGATGTACCCGGCGTGGGACCCGCCACCATTGCTGCCATGATCGAAGCCGGCGCCACCGCTCTCGTCATCGAAGCCGGCAAGACCCTCCTCATGGACAAAACCACCGTCGTCACCACCGCCGACGACCACGATATTACGATAGTCGCAATGTAA
- a CDS encoding 3-deoxy-D-manno-octulosonic acid transferase: MYFIYNLLAVCVLILAVPVLAYRLIREEGFSERLRQSFGFLPADTLTKVADKNAIWLHAASVGEIVATSPIVKEIRREMPQATIMISVVTASGYVMAKRIIPEADGIIFFPLDIPRLSYMVVRKIRPMVFLLVETELWPNFLKAARNLGIPVMMVNGRISDKSLKRYTYLFGVLKDMLNTVVKYCMQSTIDAQYIIQLGADPRRVVVTGNTKFDQNYTEISPAEREVLRRELGLADDRRVIVAGSTHKGEEELLLTSFEQIRIKFPGTALILAPREILRADELIDIAAKFGFTARRRTLMKEKPELTGGCDVIVIDTIGELGKIYGLGDIIYVGGSLAATGGHNILEPAAHGKPIIVGPHMFNFKDTYALLSGRGACETVYDNAGLTEKILELLENPAMREEMGRQALNIIRENQGAARESARHLKELLETKS, encoded by the coding sequence ATGTACTTTATTTACAATCTTCTGGCTGTGTGTGTGCTAATACTGGCTGTGCCGGTATTGGCCTACCGTCTCATCCGGGAGGAAGGATTCAGCGAACGGTTACGCCAAAGTTTCGGTTTTTTGCCGGCAGATACTTTGACCAAGGTTGCCGATAAAAACGCTATATGGCTGCACGCGGCTTCTGTAGGCGAAATCGTGGCAACCAGTCCCATTGTCAAAGAAATACGGCGTGAAATGCCGCAGGCTACCATTATGATTTCGGTGGTCACCGCCAGCGGTTATGTCATGGCCAAGCGGATCATTCCCGAAGCCGACGGCATCATTTTCTTTCCCCTGGATATACCTAGATTGAGCTATATGGTAGTGAGAAAAATCAGGCCGATGGTTTTTCTGCTGGTGGAAACCGAGCTGTGGCCCAATTTTTTAAAAGCTGCCCGTAATTTAGGCATTCCGGTCATGATGGTAAACGGGCGCATCAGTGATAAAAGTCTGAAGCGTTACACCTACCTTTTTGGTGTTTTGAAGGATATGTTGAATACGGTGGTTAAGTACTGTATGCAATCTACTATCGATGCCCAGTATATTATCCAATTAGGCGCCGACCCGCGACGGGTAGTCGTGACCGGCAATACCAAATTTGATCAAAATTATACTGAAATCAGCCCGGCAGAAAGGGAAGTTCTCCGGCGGGAGTTGGGCTTGGCCGATGATCGCCGGGTCATTGTGGCCGGCAGCACCCATAAAGGTGAGGAAGAACTGCTGTTAACATCTTTTGAGCAGATACGGATTAAGTTTCCCGGCACCGCTCTGATTTTGGCTCCCCGGGAAATACTGAGGGCGGACGAGCTTATCGATATCGCTGCAAAATTCGGTTTTACCGCCCGCCGACGCACTTTAATGAAGGAGAAACCTGAGCTAACGGGCGGTTGTGACGTGATTGTCATTGATACCATCGGGGAATTGGGTAAAATTTACGGACTTGGCGACATTATCTATGTCGGCGGCAGTCTGGCAGCTACCGGGGGACATAATATCCTGGAACCGGCGGCTCACGGCAAACCCATTATTGTAGGCCCCCATATGTTTAATTTTAAAGACACCTATGCCCTGCTTTCCGGCAGGGGAGCTTGCGAGACTGTCTATGACAATGCCGGCTTAACCGAGAAAATCCTGGAACTGCTGGAGAATCCGGCGATGCGGGAGGAAATGGGCCGGCAAGCATTAAATATCATCCGGGAAAACCAGGGAGCAGCACGAGAAAGCGCCCGGCACTTAAAGGAATTGTTAGAGACTAAGTCTTAA
- a CDS encoding YjbH domain-containing protein — MKKAVLAALCTLCTAVPVYAAPSINGSTGLINTPSADVMREGQFSLGYYHLQDGGVGTFNTQLMRNLEIGVAGFRYDNSSAKENQTYFNAKLNLAPETVLTPGLSVGVEDITNEDERSYYAAASKALPFGFRIHAGVGNGRYDGMFASLEKTINPIAITGSDMFPATSLIAEWDGKRMNYGARMSIVPGLKVDAGIRNHDTYFGISFTR; from the coding sequence ATGAAAAAAGCTGTATTAGCAGCTTTATGTACATTATGTACTGCTGTTCCGGTATATGCCGCTCCTTCCATCAACGGATCGACGGGCCTGATCAATACCCCATCCGCCGATGTAATGCGTGAAGGACAGTTTTCCCTTGGCTATTATCATTTGCAAGACGGCGGGGTGGGAACTTTTAACACCCAGCTCATGCGTAACCTGGAAATTGGGGTGGCCGGCTTCCGCTACGATAACTCCTCTGCCAAGGAAAACCAAACATATTTCAACGCCAAATTGAACCTGGCGCCTGAGACTGTTCTCACTCCCGGATTATCCGTTGGCGTTGAGGACATAACCAACGAAGACGAGCGGTCCTATTACGCTGCGGCGAGTAAAGCCCTGCCTTTTGGCTTTCGTATTCACGCCGGGGTTGGCAACGGCCGCTATGACGGTATGTTTGCCTCCCTGGAAAAAACGATTAACCCCATAGCCATCACCGGCAGCGATATGTTCCCGGCGACCAGTCTGATAGCCGAATGGGATGGGAAACGAATGAATTATGGCGCCAGGATGTCAATTGTGCCGGGCCTAAAGGTTGACGCCGGCATCAGAAATCATGACACTTATTTTGGGATTAGCTTTACCCGATAA
- the lpxB gene encoding lipid-A-disaccharide synthase, producing MISVGEASGDLHGASVANALTLIEPDIKLIGMGGQAMRAAGVEIVYDIADLGIIGLVEVIKNLRKLFRLRDMLADVMDREQPDVLVVIDYPGFNTRLAKVAKQKGIPVVSYISPSAWAWGRGRAKEVAETVNKVAAIFPFEADVYKEAGADVTFVGHPLLDIVKPSMSKAEAYRYFGAQESRPIVLLMPGSRQQEIDKLLPAMLAACLKIVEKVPDCQFFLPVASTISREMLQNNIEPCQVPIVLTTDRSYDLMGIAGVAVAASGTATLEASLMGLPSIIIYKLVPLTYYLGRLMIKIPYIGLPNIIAGRKIMPELIQGDANVDNIAREAIRFLTDPAVRAAAGADLAEVKNKLGQTGAVHRVAELILEVARNKAISI from the coding sequence ATGATTTCTGTCGGCGAAGCTTCCGGCGATTTGCACGGGGCTAGCGTCGCCAATGCTTTAACACTCATTGAACCTGACATCAAACTGATCGGCATGGGCGGCCAGGCCATGCGGGCCGCCGGCGTGGAGATAGTGTACGATATTGCCGATTTGGGCATTATAGGTCTGGTGGAAGTGATAAAAAATTTACGGAAATTATTTCGGTTAAGAGACATGCTGGCCGACGTGATGGACCGCGAGCAGCCGGATGTGCTGGTAGTAATCGATTATCCCGGCTTCAATACCCGCTTGGCCAAAGTTGCCAAACAAAAAGGCATTCCGGTAGTATCGTACATCAGCCCTTCCGCTTGGGCGTGGGGCCGGGGCCGGGCAAAAGAAGTGGCCGAAACGGTTAATAAAGTTGCGGCCATTTTTCCCTTTGAAGCCGATGTATATAAAGAAGCCGGCGCGGATGTGACCTTTGTCGGTCATCCGCTGCTGGATATTGTTAAACCAAGCATGTCGAAAGCAGAAGCTTATCGGTATTTTGGGGCGCAGGAATCCCGGCCGATCGTATTATTGATGCCCGGCAGCCGTCAGCAGGAAATTGACAAGCTGCTGCCGGCGATGCTCGCCGCCTGCCTTAAGATTGTTGAAAAAGTACCGGATTGTCAATTTTTTTTACCGGTAGCCTCGACAATTTCCCGGGAAATGTTGCAAAATAATATTGAACCCTGTCAGGTGCCGATAGTTTTAACTACTGACCGCAGCTATGACTTGATGGGTATCGCCGGCGTAGCAGTTGCCGCTTCCGGTACGGCTACACTGGAGGCGTCCCTGATGGGGCTGCCCAGCATCATTATTTATAAGCTGGTGCCTCTTACCTATTATTTGGGCAGATTAATGATAAAGATCCCTTATATCGGGCTGCCGAATATTATTGCCGGGCGAAAAATCATGCCGGAGTTGATCCAGGGCGATGCTAACGTTGATAATATTGCCCGGGAAGCTATCCGATTTTTAACCGATCCCGCCGTTCGCGCGGCAGCTGGCGCTGATTTGGCTGAAGTCAAAAATAAATTGGGACAGACAGGAGCTGTTCACCGGGTGGCGGAACTGATACTGGAGGTCGCCCGCAACAAAGCAATATCAATATAA
- a CDS encoding amino acid ABC transporter ATP-binding protein: protein MLKINNLYKHFGSLVAVNNLSMSVNKGETVVIMGPSGCGKSTAIRAINRLIEPDGGSIFLDGTDVTLLSEEELRGVRKRIGFVFQQFNLIGRLTAVENVMLGLVMDGLKREEAYEKSLAALQKVGLDQVVDHRPSQLSGGQQQRVGIARALAYEPDLMLWDEPTASLDPMLVREVLVVMEELARVRETTMLVVTHEIAFALHVADRIVLMDKGSIVESGAPHRVFVNPVSDVGRRYKELIEYQLNTSSRTLAGERIAS from the coding sequence TTGTTGAAGATCAACAACTTATACAAGCATTTCGGCAGTCTGGTGGCGGTAAATAATCTCAGTATGTCGGTCAATAAAGGTGAGACGGTAGTCATTATGGGGCCTTCCGGCTGCGGCAAGTCTACCGCCATTCGCGCCATTAACCGCTTGATTGAACCGGATGGCGGTTCCATTTTCCTGGACGGAACTGACGTAACTCTTTTGAGTGAAGAAGAATTGCGGGGAGTGCGAAAGCGTATCGGCTTTGTATTCCAGCAATTTAATCTGATTGGCCGTTTAACGGCGGTGGAAAATGTTATGCTGGGACTGGTCATGGACGGGTTAAAGCGGGAAGAAGCCTATGAAAAGTCACTGGCTGCTTTACAAAAAGTTGGTCTTGACCAGGTTGTTGACCATAGGCCAAGCCAGTTATCCGGGGGACAGCAGCAACGGGTAGGCATCGCCCGCGCTTTGGCTTACGAGCCTGATCTCATGTTGTGGGATGAACCTACTGCTTCTCTCGACCCTATGCTGGTTAGAGAAGTTCTTGTCGTCATGGAAGAACTGGCTCGCGTCCGGGAAACCACCATGCTGGTGGTGACCCATGAGATTGCCTTTGCCTTGCATGTGGCGGACCGAATCGTATTAATGGACAAGGGGAGTATTGTAGAGTCAGGCGCGCCGCATCGGGTATTTGTGAATCCCGTTTCCGATGTTGGCCGGCGGTACAAGGAATTGATCGAATACCAGCTTAACACCAGCAGCCGTACTTTGGCCGGCGAACGTATCGCATCATAG
- the fabZ gene encoding 3-hydroxyacyl-ACP dehydratase FabZ has product MILTAAEIQDILPHRYPFLLVDRIVELEPMKRAVGIKCVTVNEQFFQGHFPGRPVMPGVLLLEAMAQVGGIAMLYPEEYRGKIALFAGMDRVKFRKQVTPGDQITLVAEIIKLRGLIGKVWAESFVEGQIVAEAEFLFALSSS; this is encoded by the coding sequence ATGATATTAACGGCAGCTGAAATACAGGATATTTTACCGCACCGATATCCGTTTTTGCTTGTGGACAGGATCGTTGAACTTGAGCCGATGAAACGGGCTGTGGGAATCAAGTGTGTTACAGTTAACGAACAGTTTTTTCAAGGACATTTTCCCGGCAGACCTGTAATGCCAGGAGTGCTTCTGCTGGAAGCCATGGCTCAGGTTGGCGGTATAGCTATGCTATACCCTGAGGAATATCGGGGCAAAATAGCTCTATTTGCCGGTATGGACAGAGTAAAGTTCAGGAAGCAGGTAACGCCGGGAGATCAGATTACTTTGGTAGCCGAAATTATTAAACTTCGCGGCTTGATAGGCAAAGTATGGGCTGAATCCTTCGTTGAGGGGCAAATTGTCGCCGAAGCGGAGTTTTTGTTTGCTTTATCATCAAGCTGA
- the lpxC gene encoding UDP-3-O-acyl-N-acetylglucosamine deacetylase produces MEQQTTLLQRTTYTGMGLHSGKDVTIALCPAPANTGIVFVRTDLDGQPEVPAMAENVTNTMRATTLENGAAKVFTVEHLLAAMYSLGVDNCRVEISSVEPPVADGSALPFAEIIQTAGIAAVDVPREEPLIITEAVAVRYPDKFIAVLPYPGFRITFTSVNPHPLIGVQFGDYEITPEVFIREIAPARTIGFMHEVEALKSQGLALGGSPENTVVYDDGRTLTPLRFPDELVRHKILDVLGDLTLAGRIRGHVVAVKSSHALNTALAKEIVKKFKPAKGQG; encoded by the coding sequence ATGGAGCAGCAAACGACCCTACTTCAACGAACCACTTATACAGGCATGGGTCTTCACTCCGGCAAAGACGTTACCATTGCTTTATGTCCTGCCCCGGCGAACACAGGTATTGTGTTTGTGCGTACCGACCTTGATGGTCAACCGGAGGTGCCGGCTATGGCTGAAAATGTTACCAATACAATGCGGGCGACGACTCTGGAAAACGGAGCCGCCAAGGTTTTTACCGTGGAGCACTTGCTTGCAGCCATGTATAGTTTGGGTGTGGACAACTGCCGGGTTGAGATCTCTTCGGTTGAGCCGCCGGTGGCAGACGGCAGCGCCTTGCCTTTTGCTGAAATTATTCAGACGGCGGGGATTGCAGCAGTGGATGTGCCGCGGGAGGAACCGCTCATTATCACCGAAGCTGTAGCGGTGAGATATCCGGATAAGTTTATTGCCGTGTTGCCTTACCCTGGTTTTCGCATAACATTTACTTCCGTGAATCCTCATCCGCTGATCGGGGTCCAGTTTGGCGACTACGAAATTACGCCTGAAGTATTCATCCGGGAAATTGCCCCCGCCCGTACCATCGGTTTTATGCACGAGGTGGAAGCCCTTAAATCTCAGGGATTAGCGCTGGGGGGCAGCCCGGAAAACACGGTTGTGTATGATGATGGCCGGACTCTCACTCCATTGCGGTTTCCTGACGAACTGGTAAGGCACAAAATTTTGGACGTCTTGGGGGATCTGACATTGGCCGGGCGAATCCGCGGCCATGTTGTGGCCGTGAAATCCAGCCACGCTCTTAATACTGCGCTGGCGAAAGAGATTGTCAAAAAATTTAAACCCGCCAAGGGCCAAGGTTAG
- a CDS encoding lysophospholipid acyltransferase family protein, whose protein sequence is MLYQLVKLFSSMACLLPAAVSRSLGMAAGHICWPLVPKRRRRMAIDNIMSGLGVDERKAADIAKKSAIRFGPMFMEVLRMPRLNRDNIGQYVTLEGREHLDAALAQGKGAVLATAHSGNWEILGAALAMHGFPLAAVVQRQTNLAMDRFINEYRSQAGMHVTYKQSVREMVKLLTAGKIVGLLMDQDNHYNGVFVEFFGRPASTPQGAAALARLNGAPIVPAFITAKGDGTHTAIIHPPVWVEKTGNREQDILATTQSLTRIIEQHIRKYPAEWFWLHNRWKTPPR, encoded by the coding sequence ATGCTGTATCAACTGGTTAAACTCTTCAGCAGTATGGCCTGTCTGCTGCCGGCGGCCGTTTCACGCTCATTAGGCATGGCGGCCGGGCATATATGCTGGCCGCTGGTGCCAAAACGGCGGCGCCGGATGGCTATTGACAACATCATGTCAGGTCTGGGCGTAGATGAACGCAAGGCGGCTGACATTGCTAAAAAAAGCGCTATCCGTTTTGGTCCCATGTTTATGGAAGTGCTGCGAATGCCACGGCTCAACCGGGACAATATTGGACAATACGTTACTTTAGAGGGCCGGGAACATCTGGACGCGGCATTGGCTCAGGGAAAGGGCGCTGTTTTGGCCACCGCCCATAGCGGCAATTGGGAAATACTTGGCGCCGCGTTAGCTATGCACGGCTTCCCGCTGGCGGCTGTTGTCCAGCGTCAAACCAATCTGGCTATGGATCGATTTATCAATGAATACCGCAGTCAGGCCGGAATGCATGTTACCTATAAACAGAGTGTCCGGGAAATGGTTAAACTTCTTACAGCGGGAAAGATTGTCGGCTTGTTGATGGACCAGGATAACCATTATAACGGTGTTTTCGTCGAATTTTTCGGCCGTCCGGCATCTACGCCCCAAGGGGCGGCAGCGCTGGCGCGGTTAAACGGGGCTCCCATCGTTCCGGCCTTTATCACTGCCAAAGGGGATGGAACGCATACAGCCATTATTCATCCGCCGGTATGGGTGGAAAAAACCGGGAACCGCGAGCAGGACATTCTGGCGACAACCCAGAGCCTAACCCGTATTATTGAACAGCATATCCGAAAATACCCGGCGGAGTGGTTTTGGTTGCATAATCGATGGAAAACCCCGCCAAGATAA
- the lpxA gene encoding acyl-ACP--UDP-N-acetylglucosamine O-acyltransferase: protein MKPETVVIPLRKIHETAVIHPNARIGKDVEIGPYAVIGENVLIDDGTQIGAHVVVDGWSKIGKDCVVYPGASIGAEPQDLKFRGEKSYVYIGDNTTIREFATVNRATGEGQETRVGANCLLMSYTHVAHNCILGSHVIMSSGAMLAGHVIVEDRAVIGGQSGVHQFVKIGRNSMVGGGSKVVQDIPPFVIVDGHPAKVCGLNNVGISRAGVSEIARRNLKKAYKILYRSGLSLAQAIAVMEQDLESCEEVEHLLRFLRNAERGICRGRKEQAE from the coding sequence ATGAAACCGGAAACGGTTGTGATACCTTTGCGGAAAATACATGAAACAGCGGTTATTCATCCTAATGCCCGCATTGGCAAAGATGTGGAAATTGGGCCGTATGCGGTTATTGGTGAGAATGTGCTGATCGATGACGGTACGCAAATTGGCGCTCATGTCGTTGTTGACGGCTGGAGTAAAATTGGTAAAGACTGTGTCGTTTATCCCGGCGCTTCCATTGGCGCCGAGCCGCAAGACCTTAAGTTCCGTGGGGAAAAAAGCTACGTTTACATTGGTGACAATACCACAATCAGAGAATTTGCAACAGTCAACAGGGCTACCGGTGAAGGGCAGGAAACCCGGGTCGGCGCCAACTGCCTCCTGATGTCTTACACTCACGTTGCCCACAACTGTATCCTGGGTAGTCACGTGATTATGTCCAGTGGCGCAATGCTGGCCGGACACGTGATCGTGGAAGACCGGGCCGTAATTGGCGGCCAGTCCGGCGTACATCAGTTTGTGAAAATCGGTCGTAATTCCATGGTCGGCGGCGGCTCCAAGGTGGTTCAGGATATCCCGCCCTTTGTCATTGTTGATGGTCATCCGGCCAAAGTATGCGGTCTTAACAATGTGGGAATATCCCGTGCCGGGGTCAGCGAAATAGCTCGCCGTAATTTGAAAAAAGCTTATAAGATTCTGTACCGTTCAGGGTTAAGTCTTGCCCAGGCTATCGCGGTTATGGAGCAGGACCTGGAATCCTGTGAAGAAGTTGAACATTTGCTGCGTTTCCTTCGTAACGCTGAGCGGGGGATATGCAGAGGGCGCAAAGAACAGGCAGAGTAA
- a CDS encoding ABC transporter ATP-binding protein — protein MNLYWRLLSYVKPYWPRLVVALVCTLLAAGGNLYVPWIIRDVIDEVLAEKNMAMLNFITVGIVVVFLLRGAFFFSQTYLMSYIGQKVVIDIREVLYRHLQRLSLSYFERSQTGSIMSYITNDVAALQAALVENAIAMVTECTILIGSLAAMFFIHWKLTLLTLITLPLVIQAINIFGRKLRKSSMIMQERAAEITSVLQETIAAVRVIRSFAREDFEIEKFGRENYRNFRAQMKTAQLMATLTPVIEFLGAVGVTVIIWYGGLEVINGNLTSGSLIAFLIYVVNITNPMKRLSNGYGNIQRALAAAQRVFEVLDTEPEIQDEPGAAKLPVIKGRVEFDKVSFAYKTGEPALIDISLLAEPGQMVAIVGPSGAGKTTIANLIPRFYDPAAGRILIDNTDIKRVTSQSLREQIGIVPQETVLFNGTVYENILYGDLAAAREAVVAAAQAANAHNFIMEMPQGYDTPIGERGSQLSGGQRQRIAIARAILKNPRVLILDEATSALDTESEKLVQEALDKLMVGRTSFVIAHRLSTVQRANLILVMDKGRIVERGTHAQLVASGGLYNKLYQVQFADV, from the coding sequence ATGAATCTTTATTGGCGTTTATTGTCCTATGTAAAACCCTACTGGCCCAGATTAGTCGTGGCTCTGGTATGCACACTGCTTGCCGCCGGGGGCAATCTATACGTGCCGTGGATTATCCGGGATGTTATCGATGAAGTACTGGCGGAAAAGAATATGGCCATGCTGAATTTCATAACAGTCGGCATTGTGGTGGTATTCTTGCTGCGCGGGGCTTTCTTCTTCAGTCAAACCTACCTTATGTCCTATATCGGGCAAAAAGTAGTAATTGATATCAGGGAAGTGCTGTACCGGCACCTGCAGCGTCTTTCATTGTCTTATTTCGAAAGGTCCCAGACCGGATCCATCATGAGTTATATCACTAATGATGTAGCGGCGCTGCAAGCGGCTTTGGTGGAAAACGCCATTGCAATGGTAACCGAGTGCACCATCCTGATCGGGTCTTTGGCCGCTATGTTCTTTATTCACTGGAAATTGACGCTGTTAACTTTGATTACTTTGCCGCTGGTTATTCAAGCTATCAATATTTTTGGCAGAAAGCTGAGAAAATCCAGCATGATTATGCAGGAGCGGGCTGCTGAAATTACCTCCGTGCTGCAGGAAACCATTGCCGCTGTCAGGGTGATCAGGTCTTTTGCCCGGGAAGATTTTGAAATAGAAAAATTCGGGCGGGAAAACTACCGGAATTTCCGGGCCCAGATGAAAACTGCTCAACTTATGGCAACATTGACACCGGTTATTGAATTTCTGGGAGCCGTTGGGGTAACAGTAATTATTTGGTATGGGGGTCTGGAAGTAATCAACGGTAATCTGACTTCCGGGTCGCTGATTGCTTTCCTCATCTATGTCGTGAATATCACCAATCCTATGAAGCGGCTCAGCAATGGCTACGGGAATATCCAACGGGCCCTGGCTGCCGCTCAGCGTGTATTTGAGGTATTGGATACCGAACCGGAAATTCAGGATGAGCCGGGGGCCGCTAAGCTGCCGGTTATCAAAGGACGGGTGGAGTTTGACAAGGTCAGTTTTGCTTATAAAACCGGCGAACCGGCGCTCATAGATATTTCCCTGCTGGCCGAACCGGGACAAATGGTGGCAATCGTCGGACCAAGCGGTGCGGGCAAGACTACCATCGCCAATCTGATACCGCGGTTTTACGATCCGGCGGCAGGGCGAATTTTAATTGACAATACGGATATAAAAAGGGTCACATCACAATCTCTACGGGAGCAAATTGGTATCGTACCGCAGGAAACGGTGCTGTTTAACGGTACTGTTTATGAAAACATACTATACGGTGACTTGGCCGCTGCCCGGGAAGCAGTAGTGGCTGCCGCTCAAGCCGCCAACGCGCACAATTTTATTATGGAAATGCCGCAAGGTTACGATACGCCCATCGGGGAGCGCGGTTCCCAATTGTCGGGTGGACAACGGCAACGGATTGCTATTGCCAGGGCTATCTTGAAAAATCCGCGGGTGCTCATCCTGGACGAAGCTACCTCCGCTTTGGACACCGAAAGTGAAAAGCTTGTCCAGGAAGCTTTGGATAAGCTCATGGTTGGCCGGACCTCGTTTGTAATTGCCCACCGTCTTTCAACTGTTCAGCGTGCCAACCTTATACTGGTCATGGACAAAGGGCGGATTGTAGAGCGGGGTACTCATGCTCAACTCGTAGCTTCAGGCGGTCTCTACAATAAACTCTATCAAGTGCAATTTGCCGATGTGTAG